The following are encoded in a window of Sinorhizobium sojae CCBAU 05684 genomic DNA:
- a CDS encoding isoprenyl transferase, which translates to MPDITFTNVPAHVAIIMDGNGRWANARGLPRTMGHRKGVEAVRGAVKTAAELGVRYLTLFAFSSENWSRPEDEVSDLMGLLKTFVRRDLADLHRENVRIRVIGDRANLTSDILPLLLEAEETTSGNTGITLVIAFNYGARDELARAMRRLAEEVAAGRLSPGDITAERIAETIDTAGIPDPDLILRTSGEERLSNFLLWQGAYSELLFIPELWPDFTRETFIAAIEKYSGRERRFGGLPRPTLAVGS; encoded by the coding sequence ATGCCAGATATCACCTTCACAAACGTACCGGCTCACGTCGCCATTATCATGGACGGCAACGGTCGTTGGGCGAACGCGCGTGGACTGCCCCGCACGATGGGCCACCGCAAGGGAGTCGAAGCGGTCCGCGGCGCGGTGAAGACGGCCGCGGAGCTGGGCGTCCGCTATCTGACTCTGTTTGCATTTTCCTCGGAAAACTGGAGCCGGCCCGAGGATGAGGTCAGCGACCTCATGGGCCTGCTCAAGACATTCGTCCGGCGGGATCTGGCCGACCTGCATCGCGAGAACGTCCGCATCCGCGTTATCGGCGACCGCGCGAATCTGACCAGCGATATCCTGCCGCTCTTGCTCGAGGCGGAGGAGACGACAAGCGGCAATACGGGGATCACCCTGGTGATCGCCTTCAACTACGGCGCGCGGGACGAATTGGCGAGAGCAATGCGGCGCCTGGCTGAAGAGGTGGCCGCCGGCCGTCTTTCTCCCGGCGACATCACGGCGGAGCGGATCGCAGAAACAATCGACACGGCAGGCATTCCCGATCCCGATCTCATCCTTCGGACGAGCGGAGAGGAGCGCCTTTCCAATTTTCTGCTTTGGCAAGGAGCCTACTCCGAATTGCTGTTCATTCCCGAGCTGTGGCCGGACTTCACGCGGGAGACGTTCATCGCAGCGATCGAGAAATATTCCGGCCGGGAACGCCGCTTTGGCGGACTGCCGCGACCGACTTTGGCGGTTGGCTCCTGA
- the frr gene encoding ribosome recycling factor yields the protein MSEGVDLKELKRRMDGAIAAFKHDIASLRTGRASANVLDPVTVEAYGSRMPLNQVANVTVPEARMLSVSVWDKSMVGAVERAIREANLGLNPIVDGQNLRIPLPELNEERRKSLVKVAHDYAEKGKVAVRHVRRDGMDDLKKAEKDGEIGQDESRAQSERVQKMTDEMISEIDRLLAEKEKEIMQV from the coding sequence ATGAGTGAAGGTGTGGATCTGAAGGAACTGAAGCGCCGGATGGACGGGGCGATTGCCGCGTTCAAGCACGACATCGCATCGCTTCGTACCGGCCGCGCATCGGCAAACGTTCTCGATCCGGTGACCGTCGAGGCCTACGGATCGCGTATGCCGCTGAACCAGGTCGCCAACGTCACGGTCCCGGAAGCGCGGATGCTCTCGGTTTCGGTTTGGGACAAATCCATGGTCGGCGCCGTCGAGCGGGCGATCAGGGAAGCCAATCTGGGCCTCAATCCGATCGTGGATGGGCAGAACCTGCGCATCCCGCTGCCGGAGCTGAACGAGGAGCGCCGCAAGTCGCTGGTAAAGGTCGCGCATGACTATGCCGAGAAGGGCAAGGTAGCGGTGCGCCATGTCCGCCGCGACGGCATGGATGACCTGAAAAAAGCCGAAAAGGATGGCGAGATCGGCCAGGATGAGAGCCGCGCCCAGTCAGAACGCGTGCAAAAGATGACCGATGAAATGATCTCCGAAATCGACCGCTTGCTCGCGGAGAAGGAAAAGGAAATCATGCAGGTCTGA
- a CDS encoding cell envelope integrity EipB family protein, with protein MFRKGFGLVAFSCAWLAAAAASDVANAGTLAPHRAVYDLELKNASERSGITGMYGRMVYEFIGSACEGYTVSFRFVTQVDTGEEVRLTDQQTTTFEDMRTGSFRFLTRSFTDEKLDKEVRGSAHEETSGVKVELTVPDKREVALAASRFPTEHMLEVIERAKRGETFFESRIFDGSDSGDKTLITSTFVGKAREPAPDDADAGNAGKLAGESYWPVTISYFNDGATGDAVPIYRMSFKLYDNGVTRDLTMDYGDFVLTGKLAELEVFKAEDCK; from the coding sequence ATGTTTCGCAAAGGCTTCGGTCTCGTCGCTTTCTCGTGCGCCTGGCTCGCCGCGGCGGCCGCTTCCGACGTGGCCAATGCCGGTACGCTCGCGCCTCACCGCGCCGTCTACGACCTCGAGCTGAAGAATGCCTCCGAACGTTCCGGCATTACCGGAATGTACGGGCGCATGGTCTACGAGTTCATCGGTTCCGCCTGCGAAGGATACACGGTCAGCTTCCGGTTCGTGACTCAGGTGGACACGGGTGAAGAAGTTCGCCTGACAGACCAGCAGACGACCACCTTCGAAGATATGAGAACCGGCAGCTTCCGCTTCCTGACACGTTCCTTCACGGATGAGAAGCTGGACAAGGAAGTACGCGGCAGCGCGCATGAGGAGACGTCCGGCGTCAAGGTGGAACTGACCGTGCCCGACAAGCGCGAAGTGGCGTTGGCCGCAAGCCGATTTCCGACCGAACACATGCTGGAGGTGATCGAGCGTGCCAAGAGGGGCGAAACCTTCTTCGAATCCCGCATCTTCGATGGCTCCGATTCGGGCGACAAGACGCTGATCACCTCGACCTTTGTCGGCAAGGCACGCGAACCGGCGCCGGATGACGCGGACGCCGGCAATGCCGGCAAGCTGGCGGGCGAAAGCTATTGGCCGGTGACGATCTCCTACTTCAACGACGGAGCCACCGGCGATGCGGTGCCCATCTACCGCATGTCTTTCAAGCTCTACGACAATGGCGTCACCCGTGATCTGACGATGGACTACGGCGACTTCGTTCTGACCGGCAAACTTGCCGAACTCGAAGTCTTCAAGGCGGAAGACTGCAAATAA
- the tsf gene encoding translation elongation factor Ts: MTVTAAMVKDLREKTGAGMMDCKKALAETNGDMEAAIDWLRAKGIAKADKKSGRTAAEGLVGIASAGNKAVVVEINSETDFVARNEAFQDLVRGVASVALGTDGSVEAVANATYPATGKSVEETIKDAIATIGENMTLRRSALLAVEDGVVATYIHNAAGDGIGKLGVLVALKSTGDKEALNAIGRQVAMHVAATNPLAVRPSEIDPAVAERERNVFIEQSRASGKPDNIIEKMVEGRMRKFFEEVALLSQAFVMNPDQTVEAALKEAEKNVGAPIEVTGIARLLLGEGVEKEESDFAAEVAAAAKG, translated from the coding sequence ATGACTGTTACTGCCGCGATGGTGAAGGATCTGCGCGAGAAGACCGGCGCAGGCATGATGGATTGCAAGAAGGCGCTTGCTGAGACCAACGGCGATATGGAAGCCGCGATCGACTGGCTGCGCGCCAAGGGCATCGCGAAGGCCGACAAGAAGTCCGGCCGCACCGCTGCCGAAGGTCTCGTTGGTATCGCCAGCGCCGGCAACAAGGCCGTTGTCGTCGAGATCAACTCCGAGACCGACTTCGTCGCTCGCAACGAGGCCTTCCAGGACCTCGTCCGCGGCGTCGCCAGCGTCGCGCTCGGTACGGACGGCAGCGTTGAGGCCGTTGCCAACGCGACCTATCCGGCCACCGGCAAGTCTGTGGAAGAAACCATCAAGGACGCGATTGCGACGATCGGCGAGAACATGACGCTGCGTCGTTCCGCCCTGCTCGCTGTCGAGGATGGCGTTGTCGCGACCTACATCCATAATGCCGCCGGCGATGGTATCGGCAAGCTTGGGGTTCTGGTCGCGCTGAAGTCCACGGGCGACAAGGAAGCGCTGAACGCCATCGGCCGTCAGGTTGCCATGCACGTCGCCGCGACCAACCCGCTCGCCGTCCGTCCGAGCGAGATCGATCCGGCGGTTGCCGAACGCGAGCGCAATGTCTTCATCGAGCAGTCGCGCGCTTCGGGCAAGCCGGACAACATCATCGAGAAGATGGTGGAGGGCCGTATGCGCAAGTTCTTCGAGGAAGTCGCGCTTCTCTCGCAGGCCTTTGTGATGAACCCCGACCAGACCGTCGAAGCGGCCCTCAAGGAAGCCGAAAAGAACGTCGGCGCGCCGATCGAGGTTACGGGCATCGCTCGCCTGCTGCTCGGCGAAGGCGTAGAGAAAGAAGAGTCCGACTTCGCAGCCGAAGTGGCAGCCGCCGCCAAGGGTTGA
- a CDS encoding RidA family protein — MSAEIETRLNELGIELPQAVAPVANYVPFVVTGSTLHISGQLPMESGKVAVTGHVGKEVDVAAAQRAAELCAINILAQAKAALGGDLGRIRRLVKINGFVASTPEFTEQHLVINGASNLLANVLGEAGKHARAAVGMASLPFNAAVEIDAILEIA, encoded by the coding sequence ATGTCCGCAGAGATCGAAACGCGCCTCAACGAACTCGGTATCGAGCTTCCGCAGGCGGTCGCGCCTGTCGCGAACTACGTTCCTTTCGTCGTCACCGGCTCGACGCTCCATATTTCCGGGCAATTGCCCATGGAAAGCGGCAAGGTCGCGGTTACGGGGCACGTCGGTAAGGAGGTCGACGTCGCGGCGGCACAACGGGCGGCCGAGCTTTGCGCGATCAACATCCTTGCGCAGGCAAAGGCGGCACTCGGCGGCGATCTCGGTCGCATTCGCCGCCTCGTCAAGATCAACGGCTTCGTCGCCTCCACACCGGAGTTCACCGAACAACATCTCGTCATCAACGGCGCCTCGAATCTCCTGGCGAATGTGCTCGGCGAAGCCGGCAAGCACGCGCGCGCAGCGGTCGGCATGGCCTCCCTGCCCTTCAATGCGGCGGTCGAGATCGACGCCATCCTCGAGATCGCCTGA
- the pyrH gene encoding UMP kinase — MSANPIYKRVLLKASGEALMGSQGFGIDVAVADRIASDIAEARAMGVEVGVVVGGGNIFRGVAVASKGGDRVTGDHMGMLATVINALALATSLRKLDIDTVVLSAIAMPEICESFSQRATLYHLSLGRVVIFAGGTGNPFFTTDSAAALRAAEMGAEAIFKGTQVDGIYSADPKKVPSATRFDRLTHSEVLEKGLAVMDVAAVALARENAIPIVVFSIHEKGGFAEILTGGGRATIVTDN, encoded by the coding sequence ATGTCGGCCAACCCAATCTATAAGCGCGTTCTTCTCAAAGCCTCTGGCGAAGCCTTGATGGGGAGCCAGGGCTTCGGCATCGATGTGGCGGTTGCCGATCGGATCGCATCGGACATCGCCGAAGCTCGGGCCATGGGCGTTGAAGTCGGCGTCGTCGTCGGCGGGGGCAATATTTTCCGCGGCGTGGCGGTCGCCTCCAAGGGCGGCGACCGGGTGACGGGCGATCACATGGGCATGCTGGCGACCGTCATCAATGCGCTTGCCCTTGCAACATCGCTACGCAAACTCGATATCGATACGGTGGTGCTCTCGGCGATCGCGATGCCGGAGATTTGCGAAAGCTTCTCGCAGCGCGCGACGCTTTATCACCTTTCTCTGGGGCGTGTGGTGATCTTTGCCGGCGGTACCGGCAATCCGTTCTTCACGACGGATTCGGCGGCGGCGCTTCGTGCCGCGGAGATGGGTGCGGAGGCGATCTTCAAGGGAACGCAGGTCGACGGAATCTATTCCGCCGACCCGAAGAAAGTTCCTTCTGCCACCCGCTTCGATCGGCTGACCCATAGCGAGGTCCTCGAAAAGGGATTGGCCGTGATGGACGTTGCCGCGGTGGCGCTCGCGCGGGAAAATGCCATTCCGATCGTCGTTTTCTCAATCCACGAGAAAGGCGGGTTCGCAGAGATATTGACCGGTGGCGGCCGCGCCACCATCGTTACGGACAACTGA
- a CDS encoding glycerophosphodiester phosphodiesterase, whose translation MKDTSFLKAQPIAHRGYHDMNREVWENTLSAFARAVEAGFAIECDLQYTADSSPVVFHDDDLQRLCGLKGDVRAKTAAELGLLSVGGTGDKVPTLSQLLRLVDGRVPLVLELKGRKGDDEGFAAAVLDTLEGYKGPVALMSFDHWLLRDLKALDAPHPLGLTAEGSKPEIFFVHEEAMQLGLDFISYFYGDLPNPFITKERTLGCTVITWTVRDRRAQEHTFAHADQMTFEGFDPRETMIS comes from the coding sequence ATGAAGGACACGTCCTTTCTCAAGGCCCAGCCGATCGCGCATCGCGGCTATCACGACATGAACCGCGAAGTCTGGGAGAACACGCTTTCGGCCTTCGCCCGCGCCGTCGAGGCGGGCTTCGCGATCGAGTGCGACCTGCAATACACGGCGGACAGCAGCCCGGTCGTCTTTCATGATGACGACCTGCAGCGTCTCTGCGGGCTGAAGGGGGATGTCCGGGCGAAAACGGCTGCAGAACTCGGCCTCCTCTCCGTCGGCGGTACCGGGGACAAGGTGCCGACACTGTCGCAACTTCTTCGGCTCGTCGACGGTCGCGTACCGCTCGTCCTTGAACTCAAGGGCCGGAAGGGCGACGACGAGGGCTTCGCGGCAGCCGTGCTCGACACGCTGGAGGGTTACAAGGGGCCAGTGGCGCTGATGAGCTTCGACCATTGGCTGCTCAGGGACCTGAAGGCGCTCGACGCCCCCCATCCGCTCGGGCTGACCGCCGAAGGCTCCAAACCGGAAATTTTCTTCGTGCACGAAGAAGCGATGCAACTCGGCCTCGATTTCATTTCCTATTTCTACGGCGACCTGCCGAACCCGTTCATCACCAAGGAGCGCACCCTTGGCTGCACGGTCATCACCTGGACCGTGCGCGACCGGCGGGCACAGGAACATACCTTCGCCCATGCCGATCAAATGACATTCGAAGGTTTCGATCCACGGGAGACCATGATTTCCTAA
- a CDS encoding phosphatidate cytidylyltransferase — protein sequence MQTELKLRIASAVVLAAIALGATWAGGFAFQLLAVAIGLLVYYEWSTITRLVESDFRGNAFGWLSQVVVAALVLLDHMSLTLPVLAGSIALAALWVSIRKGSWWLPGGIAYAGLTSISLAAIRGADYLGLIAMLFVFAVVWGTDIFAYFVGRAVGGPKLAPAISPGKTWSGAIGGTICGVLSGLGVFMAHFSLQDLRIPAIALVLSIASQIGDLFESFIKRRFGVKDSSRLIPGHGGVMDRVDGLIFACGAALLLVLGQLLLSGGRESAFGSVLLGL from the coding sequence ATGCAGACCGAGCTGAAGCTTAGAATCGCCTCCGCCGTCGTGCTCGCCGCGATTGCTCTGGGCGCCACCTGGGCGGGAGGCTTCGCTTTCCAGCTTCTGGCCGTCGCGATCGGCCTGTTGGTCTATTACGAGTGGTCGACGATCACGAGGCTCGTCGAAAGCGATTTCCGGGGCAATGCTTTCGGCTGGCTGTCGCAGGTTGTCGTCGCTGCGCTGGTGCTTCTTGACCATATGTCGTTGACCCTGCCTGTGCTCGCCGGTTCGATCGCGCTGGCGGCGCTGTGGGTGTCGATCAGGAAGGGAAGCTGGTGGCTGCCTGGTGGCATCGCCTATGCCGGCTTGACCAGCATATCCTTGGCGGCCATTCGCGGGGCGGATTATCTTGGCCTCATCGCGATGCTCTTCGTCTTCGCCGTCGTCTGGGGAACCGATATTTTCGCCTATTTTGTCGGCCGGGCGGTCGGGGGACCGAAGCTGGCTCCGGCGATTTCGCCGGGCAAGACCTGGTCGGGGGCGATCGGTGGTACAATCTGCGGGGTTCTTTCGGGCCTCGGCGTCTTCATGGCGCATTTCTCGCTGCAGGACCTCCGTATTCCGGCCATTGCCCTCGTGCTCTCCATCGCCAGCCAGATTGGCGACCTGTTTGAATCCTTCATCAAGCGGCGCTTCGGCGTGAAGGACTCAAGCCGACTGATACCGGGGCACGGCGGAGTCATGGATCGGGTCGATGGATTGATTTTCGCCTGCGGAGCAGCGTTGCTTCTCGTGCTAGGCCAGCTCCTGTTGAGCGGCGGCCGGGAGTCCGCCTTTGGTTCCGTGCTTCTGGGTCTCTAG
- the rpsB gene encoding 30S ribosomal protein S2, producing the protein MALPDFSMRQLLEAGVHFGHQTHRWNPKMKPYIFGDRNNVHIIDLAQTVPMLSRALQVVSDTVASGGRVLFVGTKRQASEIIADAAKRSAQYYVNARWLGGMMTNWKTISNSIQRLRKLDEILASEASGFTKKERLNLEREREKLNRALGGIRDMGGTPDLMFIIDTNKESIAIEEAKRLGIPVVAIIDSNCDPDLIDYPIPGNDDASRAIALYCDLVARAAIDGIARQQGAAGRDLGAAEEVPVEPALDESSEA; encoded by the coding sequence ATGGCATTGCCTGATTTTAGCATGCGCCAGCTTCTCGAAGCAGGCGTCCACTTCGGTCACCAGACGCACCGCTGGAACCCGAAGATGAAGCCGTACATCTTCGGCGACCGCAACAACGTCCACATCATCGACCTCGCTCAGACCGTGCCGATGCTGTCGCGCGCCCTTCAGGTCGTCAGCGACACCGTTGCCAGCGGCGGCCGCGTGCTCTTCGTCGGCACCAAGCGCCAGGCCTCGGAAATCATCGCTGACGCAGCAAAGCGCTCCGCCCAGTACTACGTCAACGCCCGCTGGCTCGGCGGCATGATGACCAACTGGAAGACGATCTCCAACTCGATCCAGCGTCTGCGCAAGCTCGACGAGATTCTCGCTTCCGAAGCTTCCGGCTTCACGAAGAAGGAGCGCCTGAACCTCGAGCGCGAGCGCGAAAAGCTGAACCGTGCGCTCGGCGGTATCCGCGACATGGGCGGCACGCCGGACCTGATGTTCATCATCGACACAAACAAGGAATCGATCGCGATCGAAGAAGCCAAGCGTCTTGGCATTCCGGTCGTCGCCATCATCGACTCCAACTGCGATCCGGACCTGATCGATTACCCGATCCCCGGCAATGACGACGCGTCGCGTGCGATCGCCCTTTATTGCGACCTCGTCGCGCGCGCAGCCATCGACGGCATTGCGCGTCAGCAGGGCGCAGCCGGCCGTGACCTCGGCGCAGCCGAAGAGGTTCCGGTCGAGCCGGCTCTCGACGAATCGTCCGAAGCCTGA
- the bamA gene encoding outer membrane protein assembly factor BamA, with translation MKAGSRFLNAVSAFALSASMVATGTGVGLIAGTSVAYAAVVNRVEVRGATRVSPETVRANITIVPGRSFSNADIDASVKRLYATGYFSDVSISVSGGTLVVNVSENQLVNQVVFNGNRKIKDDKLQAIVRTQPLGPYSEATVENDIQAIKDAYAAIGRSDVAVTTQVVPIAEGRVNLAFVINEGERTKITQINFVGNEVYSDGRLQSVIATKESGIFSFLTRKDVYNPDKLRADEELLRQFYYNRGYADFRVISSDATLNEATNEYTVTITVEEGPRYTFGPINVESTVEGIDADELRGLVQSREGSVYKAKDIQDTMSAISKRVASAGYPFARVTPRGNRDLANNSIAVDYLVDQGERAYVERIEIRGNTRTRDYVIRREFDVGEGDAFNQEMIARAKRRLEALGYFSSVNISTAQGSAADRVIVIVDVQDQATGSFGIGAGYSAGSGGGFLIEASIEEKNFLGRGQYIRLAAGRGEDSRTYNISFTEPYFLGYRLAAGFDVFKNENDFDDDNYSYNDQGFSLRVTAPITESLSTTLRYNYTELKYFGDEDELSSPYDRAIDGSPWTRSSISHSFTYNTLDDAQLPREGILASVTQEFAGLGGTSDFYKISGKARWYYTLNDEADIIGSLAGSAGHLVKTSGSMEVFDQFQLGSGDIRGFERNGVGPRVNNGDALGGTTYFTASAEASFPLPGIPRDSGFRGAFFVDAGTLYGNDVELTGAGEFARGTDASLRASVGVSLIWASPFGPLRVDYAVPVAKEDFDKVQNFKFGINSSF, from the coding sequence ATGAAAGCTGGTTCAAGGTTTTTGAACGCGGTCTCGGCGTTTGCGCTGTCTGCGAGCATGGTTGCGACAGGAACCGGTGTCGGGTTGATTGCTGGTACGTCGGTCGCCTATGCCGCGGTCGTCAATCGGGTTGAGGTGCGTGGTGCGACGCGTGTGAGTCCCGAAACCGTTCGGGCGAACATCACGATCGTTCCCGGCAGGAGCTTCAGCAATGCCGACATCGATGCTTCCGTTAAGCGCCTTTATGCTACCGGCTATTTCTCGGATGTCAGCATTAGCGTTTCCGGCGGTACGCTGGTCGTCAATGTCAGTGAAAATCAGCTGGTGAACCAAGTCGTCTTCAACGGCAACCGCAAGATCAAGGACGACAAGCTGCAGGCAATCGTTCGCACGCAGCCGCTTGGTCCCTACAGTGAAGCGACCGTCGAAAACGACATCCAGGCCATCAAGGATGCCTATGCCGCGATCGGCCGCAGTGACGTTGCCGTGACGACGCAGGTCGTCCCGATCGCCGAGGGGCGCGTCAATCTCGCATTCGTCATCAATGAGGGCGAGCGCACCAAGATCACCCAGATCAACTTCGTTGGAAACGAAGTCTACAGCGACGGTCGTCTCCAGTCGGTGATCGCGACGAAGGAATCCGGCATTTTCTCGTTCCTGACGCGCAAGGATGTCTATAATCCGGACAAACTGCGCGCCGACGAGGAACTGCTGCGCCAGTTCTACTACAACCGCGGTTATGCGGACTTCCGTGTGATCTCGTCCGACGCGACGCTCAATGAAGCGACAAACGAGTATACGGTGACGATCACTGTCGAGGAGGGTCCGCGTTACACCTTCGGCCCGATCAACGTGGAATCGACTGTCGAAGGCATCGATGCCGATGAATTGAGAGGCCTGGTCCAGAGTCGTGAGGGTTCGGTCTACAAGGCCAAGGACATTCAGGACACGATGAGCGCGATCTCGAAGCGTGTCGCTTCGGCCGGCTATCCCTTTGCACGCGTAACGCCGCGCGGCAACCGTGATCTCGCCAACAACTCCATCGCCGTCGATTACCTCGTCGACCAGGGCGAGCGCGCCTATGTCGAGCGCATCGAGATCCGCGGCAACACGCGTACGCGTGACTACGTCATCCGTCGTGAGTTCGACGTCGGCGAGGGTGATGCGTTCAACCAGGAAATGATCGCGCGCGCAAAGCGTCGGCTCGAGGCGCTGGGCTACTTCTCGTCGGTGAATATCTCGACGGCGCAGGGCAGTGCGGCCGATCGCGTGATCGTCATTGTTGATGTTCAGGATCAGGCCACCGGCTCGTTCGGTATCGGCGCCGGTTATTCCGCAGGCAGCGGCGGCGGCTTCCTTATCGAAGCCTCGATCGAAGAGAAGAACTTCCTTGGTCGCGGGCAATACATTCGTCTCGCCGCCGGCAGGGGCGAGGACAGCAGGACCTACAATATCTCCTTCACGGAGCCCTATTTCCTCGGCTATCGCCTGGCTGCGGGCTTCGATGTGTTCAAGAACGAAAACGACTTCGACGACGATAACTACAGCTATAATGATCAGGGCTTCAGTCTGCGCGTAACGGCGCCGATCACGGAAAGTCTGTCGACCACGCTGCGCTATAACTATACCGAACTGAAATATTTCGGCGACGAGGACGAGCTGTCTTCGCCGTATGACAGGGCAATTGACGGCAGCCCCTGGACACGTTCGTCGATATCGCACTCGTTCACCTACAACACGCTCGACGACGCGCAGCTGCCGCGTGAGGGTATTCTCGCTTCGGTCACGCAGGAGTTCGCCGGCCTTGGCGGTACCTCCGATTTCTACAAGATCTCGGGCAAGGCGAGGTGGTACTACACCCTGAACGACGAAGCGGATATCATCGGTTCGCTTGCCGGCAGCGCGGGCCACCTGGTGAAGACGTCCGGATCGATGGAGGTCTTCGACCAGTTCCAGTTGGGCAGCGGCGACATTCGCGGCTTCGAGCGCAACGGTGTTGGTCCTCGCGTCAACAATGGCGACGCTCTGGGCGGCACGACCTATTTCACGGCCTCGGCGGAAGCATCGTTCCCGCTGCCGGGAATTCCGCGTGACAGCGGATTCCGGGGTGCGTTCTTCGTCGATGCCGGTACGCTTTACGGTAATGATGTCGAGCTCACGGGTGCCGGCGAGTTCGCCCGCGGCACCGACGCCTCCCTGCGCGCCTCCGTCGGCGTCAGCCTGATCTGGGCATCGCCGTTCGGGCCGCTGCGTGTCGACTATGCCGTGCCGGTCGCGAAGGAAGATTTCGACAAGGTCCAGAACTTCAAGTTCGGTATCAACTCGTCCTTCTGA
- the rseP gene encoding RIP metalloprotease RseP: MSLLLDNLQYTIPTFLFLLTLLVFVHEMGHYLVGRWSGIRVVAFSVGFGPELFGWTDRQGTRWKFCIIPLGGYVKFFGDQDAASSPDYEGLERIAPGERDRTFLGAKLWKRAATVAAGPIANFLLAIAIFAVLFSVYGRAVADPVVAFVAPGSAAEEVGVQQGDRLISIDGTPVSTFDDVRRYVSVRPELPIQVRIERDGTVIDLRMVPQRTETIDPLGNKVEEGKIGIGTNQEAGNFRIETYGPLEAVGQGALQSWRIVTGTFDYLGNMIVGRMNADQLGGPIRIAQMSGQMAKLGIAEVLNFAAVLSVSIGLLNLMPVPVLDGGHLVFYAVEALRGRPVGPAAQELAFRIGFAMVLMLTFFAAWNDINWLFG; encoded by the coding sequence ATGAGCCTTCTGCTTGACAACCTCCAATACACCATTCCCACGTTCCTGTTCCTCCTGACCTTGCTGGTCTTCGTTCATGAGATGGGGCACTACCTGGTCGGTCGCTGGTCCGGCATCCGCGTCGTCGCATTTTCCGTGGGCTTCGGGCCGGAACTCTTCGGCTGGACGGATCGCCAAGGCACCAGGTGGAAATTCTGCATCATTCCGCTTGGTGGCTATGTAAAGTTCTTCGGCGACCAGGACGCGGCGAGCTCGCCCGATTACGAAGGGCTGGAGAGGATCGCCCCGGGCGAACGCGACAGAACGTTCCTTGGCGCAAAGCTGTGGAAACGGGCGGCAACCGTTGCCGCCGGACCGATCGCCAATTTCCTGCTGGCAATTGCTATCTTTGCCGTTCTTTTCTCGGTTTACGGCCGCGCGGTCGCCGATCCGGTGGTCGCCTTCGTCGCGCCGGGCAGTGCAGCGGAAGAAGTTGGCGTCCAGCAGGGGGACAGGCTCATCTCCATCGACGGCACCCCGGTTTCGACCTTCGATGACGTGCGCCGCTATGTCAGCGTCCGCCCGGAACTGCCGATACAGGTCCGAATCGAGCGCGACGGCACCGTGATCGACCTGCGCATGGTGCCGCAGCGCACGGAAACGATTGATCCGCTCGGTAACAAGGTCGAAGAGGGCAAGATCGGTATCGGAACGAACCAGGAGGCGGGCAACTTCCGAATCGAGACCTATGGCCCCCTCGAGGCTGTCGGCCAGGGTGCCTTGCAAAGCTGGCGGATCGTGACGGGTACGTTCGACTATCTGGGGAATATGATCGTTGGCCGGATGAACGCCGATCAACTGGGAGGGCCGATCCGAATCGCGCAGATGTCCGGCCAGATGGCGAAGCTCGGGATCGCCGAAGTGCTCAACTTTGCGGCCGTACTTTCCGTTTCCATAGGATTGCTTAACCTCATGCCCGTGCCGGTGCTTGATGGCGGACATCTCGTGTTCTATGCGGTCGAGGCTTTGCGGGGAAGGCCGGTTGGCCCGGCTGCACAGGAACTGGCATTCCGCATAGGTTTTGCGATGGTGCTGATGCTGACGTTCTTTGCGGCCTGGAACGACATCAACTGGCTCTTCGGCTAA